Proteins encoded together in one Neobacillus sp. FSL H8-0543 window:
- the spoVT gene encoding stage V sporulation protein T, producing the protein MKATGIVRRIDDLGRVVIPKEIRRTLRIREGDPLEIFVDRDGEVILKKYSPISELSDFAKEYAEALFDSLGNPILICDRDTYIALAGSSKKDYLNKNISDLVEKTMEERTPVIVTQQSDIALADGNDETVSSYTIAPIIANGDPIGAVIIYSKEGTLGEVEKKAVETAAGFLARQMES; encoded by the coding sequence ATGAAAGCAACTGGAATAGTTCGTCGAATCGATGATTTAGGTCGTGTTGTCATTCCGAAAGAAATTCGCAGAACATTGCGTATCCGTGAGGGGGATCCGTTAGAGATCTTTGTGGATCGGGATGGAGAAGTCATTTTAAAGAAGTATTCACCTATCAGCGAGTTAAGCGATTTTGCCAAGGAATATGCAGAAGCCCTATTTGATAGCCTCGGTAATCCGATATTAATTTGTGATAGAGATACGTATATTGCCCTCGCAGGAAGTTCAAAAAAAGATTATTTAAATAAAAATATTAGTGATTTAGTGGAAAAAACAATGGAAGAACGTACCCCTGTAATCGTAACACAGCAAAGTGATATCGCATTAGCGGATGGAAATGATGAAACTGTCTCATCTTATACAATTGCACCTATTATTGCAAATGGTGATCCAATCGGCGCAGTTATTATCTATTCAAAAGAAGGTACACTAGGCGAAGTAGAGAAGAAAGCTGTTGAAACGGCGGCTGGTTTCCTGGCTAGACAGATGGAATCCTAA
- a CDS encoding polysaccharide biosynthesis protein: MKPVNQSKALFKGAFILAIAALLTKILSAVYRIPFQNIVGDVGFYIYQQVYPFYGLAIVLATTGFPVVISKLFAEQKDKKDDEKTRRLLLVSYVILQLFGLICFLILYLSAEKIALFMNDSQLTILLRVVSIVFLLFPIVSILRGYFQGIGDMVPTALSQVGEQFIRAITILFLAYILTKEGSSLYFVGGGAMFGSITGSIVSALILFMFLWIRKEWRVVVPSKGMLTSYFLEAGVIVKALVFQGLMICISGMLLIFIQLADALNLYSLLAANDYEENLAKSLKGIFDRGQPLIQLGTVVATAMSLSLVPLITSVRLKRDTVFLHDKIKLAIRVSVVIGAGASAGLWTIITPTNIMLFENQLGSSVLGVLSFVILFTSIITPMIAIMQGLGNLFYPAVVIVFSFPIKYGLNSLLVPSFDTMGAAYATVITLAIVCILITIKFKKMVKIPLVSFAFIRTVITASLVMVLFLKSYLYVTDILFVFLGSVRVIAAAQALGGVFSGGFLFLLFVIRQGVFNEKELALFPLGSKLSLLLPKKNRS, translated from the coding sequence ATGAAGCCTGTGAATCAATCGAAAGCGCTTTTTAAGGGGGCTTTCATCTTAGCAATTGCTGCACTGTTAACAAAGATTTTAAGTGCCGTTTATCGCATACCATTTCAAAATATTGTTGGCGACGTCGGCTTTTACATATATCAGCAAGTATATCCGTTTTATGGTCTGGCAATTGTCCTGGCGACAACGGGGTTTCCAGTTGTTATTTCCAAGCTTTTTGCTGAACAGAAGGACAAAAAGGATGATGAAAAAACGAGGCGCCTTTTACTTGTCTCGTACGTTATTTTGCAGTTATTTGGATTGATTTGTTTTCTTATCCTCTATTTGAGTGCAGAGAAAATCGCTTTGTTTATGAATGACTCACAATTAACGATTTTGTTAAGGGTGGTCTCCATTGTCTTTTTACTGTTTCCAATTGTTTCGATTCTAAGGGGATATTTTCAGGGAATTGGAGATATGGTTCCGACAGCATTGTCACAAGTAGGCGAGCAATTCATTCGCGCCATTACCATACTATTCCTGGCTTATATCCTCACCAAGGAAGGTTCCTCTCTTTATTTTGTCGGTGGCGGAGCAATGTTTGGCTCAATTACAGGCAGTATCGTATCGGCACTTATTCTGTTTATGTTCCTATGGATTCGTAAAGAATGGAGAGTAGTGGTCCCAAGTAAGGGGATGCTAACCTCTTACTTTTTAGAAGCTGGTGTGATTGTAAAGGCATTGGTTTTTCAAGGTCTTATGATTTGTATTAGCGGCATGCTATTAATCTTTATCCAATTAGCGGATGCATTGAACCTCTATTCGCTGCTGGCAGCTAACGATTATGAAGAGAACTTGGCTAAAAGTTTAAAGGGAATCTTTGATAGAGGTCAGCCGTTAATCCAGTTAGGGACTGTTGTTGCCACTGCAATGTCACTATCCCTTGTTCCGCTGATTACGAGCGTGAGATTAAAAAGAGATACCGTTTTTCTACATGATAAGATTAAATTGGCTATTAGAGTCAGTGTCGTCATTGGTGCGGGTGCATCAGCAGGACTTTGGACAATCATTACTCCAACCAACATCATGTTATTTGAAAACCAATTAGGTTCATCGGTCCTAGGTGTTCTTAGTTTTGTGATTCTATTTACTTCAATCATCACGCCAATGATTGCCATTATGCAAGGATTGGGTAATCTTTTCTATCCTGCAGTGGTGATTGTATTCTCATTTCCCATTAAGTACGGACTAAATTCCCTGCTCGTGCCGAGCTTTGATACGATGGGTGCAGCCTATGCAACAGTGATAACTTTAGCCATTGTCTGTATCCTGATAACAATAAAATTCAAAAAAATGGTAAAGATTCCGCTAGTGTCATTTGCATTTATTAGGACCGTTATAACGGCATCCTTGGTAATGGTACTTTTTTTAAAATCCTATCTATATGTAACGGATATACTTTTTGTGTTTTTAGGGTCTGTACGGGTTATAGCCGCTGCTCAAGCACTAGGCGGTGTGTTTTCTGGAGGTTTCCTTTTCTTGCTTTTTGTCATAAGACAAGGGGTTTTCAATGAAAAGGAACTTGCATTATTTCCTTTAGGAAGCAAATTAAGTCTTTTATTACCAAAAAAGAATAGGAGCTAA
- the mazG gene encoding nucleoside triphosphate pyrophosphohydrolase → MGKTIELLGLGAGDLNQLPLGVYKKLIQADHVYLRTKEHPVVLELEKEGLRYSSFDEVYEKHEQFEEVYQEIVQTLLQKAKSEQVTYAVPGHPLVAERTVQLLLEYGQKEGIEIRIGGGQSFIDAIFQSLKIDPIEGFQLLDGTSLQVNQLQVSQHMIIGQVYDQYVASDVKLTLMERLPDDYLVSIVTAAGSQQERIETVPLYELDRKVSLDNLTSVYVPPVKDDAILLKNFFKLREIIAELRGPEGCPWDKEQTHESLKKYLIEETYEVIEAIDSGDIDHLIEELGDVLLHVMLHAQIGEDDGYFAIEDVIEGISAKMIRRHPHVFGNGQAEDSEAVVRTWQEIKKQEKGSVEGSLLDGVSKSLPGLLRAYELQKKASKVGFDWQEITPALEKVKEELQEFENELTDKTGNMVLAKKEFGDLLFAFVNVARFLDIHPEEALLGTNEKFIRRFRFVEDKVKESDKTFEEYTLEELDRFWDEAKLTGL, encoded by the coding sequence ATGGGGAAAACAATTGAACTTCTCGGTTTGGGAGCGGGCGATTTGAATCAACTTCCGCTCGGTGTTTATAAAAAGCTTATTCAGGCAGATCATGTTTATTTAAGGACAAAGGAACATCCCGTTGTCCTGGAGCTGGAAAAGGAAGGGCTCCGTTATTCCTCCTTCGATGAAGTTTATGAGAAGCATGAACAATTTGAGGAAGTTTATCAGGAAATTGTTCAAACCTTACTTCAAAAAGCTAAGTCAGAACAAGTCACTTATGCCGTTCCAGGGCATCCGCTTGTTGCCGAACGGACGGTACAACTACTGCTTGAATATGGACAAAAGGAAGGAATTGAAATACGTATTGGTGGAGGACAGAGTTTTATTGATGCAATCTTTCAGTCCTTGAAGATTGATCCAATTGAAGGGTTTCAGTTACTTGATGGGACGTCGCTCCAAGTAAATCAGCTGCAGGTTAGCCAGCATATGATTATCGGTCAGGTCTATGACCAGTATGTTGCATCGGATGTTAAATTAACATTAATGGAAAGATTACCTGATGATTATCTAGTATCGATTGTAACAGCCGCTGGAAGCCAGCAGGAACGAATTGAAACGGTACCGCTATATGAATTAGATCGAAAAGTCTCACTTGATAATCTCACTTCCGTCTATGTGCCGCCAGTAAAGGATGATGCAATCCTACTGAAAAATTTCTTTAAACTGCGGGAGATCATTGCTGAACTAAGAGGTCCGGAGGGCTGTCCTTGGGATAAGGAACAGACACATGAATCACTAAAAAAGTACTTAATTGAAGAGACTTATGAGGTTATCGAGGCTATTGACAGTGGAGATATTGATCATTTAATCGAAGAGCTTGGCGATGTTCTGCTTCATGTAATGCTGCATGCCCAAATCGGCGAGGATGATGGCTATTTTGCCATTGAAGATGTCATCGAGGGGATATCTGCAAAAATGATTCGTCGGCATCCACATGTATTTGGAAACGGGCAAGCCGAGGACTCGGAAGCAGTTGTGCGCACATGGCAGGAAATAAAGAAACAAGAAAAAGGTTCTGTCGAGGGGTCTTTGCTTGATGGTGTTTCAAAGTCACTTCCTGGTTTGCTAAGAGCCTACGAGCTTCAGAAGAAGGCCTCAAAGGTTGGCTTTGATTGGCAGGAAATAACCCCTGCCTTGGAGAAAGTGAAGGAAGAGCTTCAGGAATTTGAAAATGAATTAACAGATAAAACCGGGAATATGGTGTTGGCCAAAAAGGAATTTGGAGATTTACTGTTTGCTTTTGTTAATGTAGCAAGATTCCTTGATATCCATCCGGAAGAAGCTTTATTAGGGACGAATGAAAAATTCATTCGCCGTTTCCGGTTTGTCGAAGACAAGGTGAAGGAAAGCGATAAAACCTTCGAGGAATATACGCTAGAAGAGCTTGATCGATTTTGGGATGAAGCAAAATTAACAGGACTTTAA
- a CDS encoding RNA-binding S4 domain-containing protein, translating into MRLDKFLKVSRLIKRRTMAKEVSDQGRILINGKEAKASTNVKVGDELTIRLGQRMVTARVDLIQDTTRKDAAAEMYTIIKEERIGSPEF; encoded by the coding sequence ATGCGTTTAGACAAATTTTTAAAGGTTTCTAGATTGATAAAAAGAAGAACGATGGCAAAGGAGGTATCGGATCAAGGGAGAATTCTTATTAACGGGAAAGAAGCGAAGGCTAGTACCAATGTTAAGGTAGGCGATGAACTAACCATTCGTCTCGGCCAAAGAATGGTTACTGCCAGAGTAGACCTTATTCAAGATACGACCCGTAAAGATGCAGCAGCGGAGATGTACACGATTATAAAAGAAGAAAGAATCGGATCACCTGAGTTTTAG
- the yabP gene encoding sporulation protein YabP, whose amino-acid sequence MSQYYETNQTKGTVPEHDVIMRGRKLLDITGVKQVESFDNEEFLLETNMGFLAIKGQNLQMKNLDVEKGIVSIKGKIFDLVYLDEQHGEKTKGFFSKLFR is encoded by the coding sequence ATGAGCCAATATTATGAGACAAACCAAACTAAAGGCACAGTTCCAGAACATGATGTCATCATGAGAGGAAGAAAACTCCTTGATATTACTGGTGTTAAACAAGTTGAGAGCTTTGATAATGAAGAGTTTTTATTAGAAACCAACATGGGCTTTTTAGCGATTAAAGGGCAAAATTTACAAATGAAAAACCTTGATGTTGAAAAGGGAATTGTCTCCATTAAAGGGAAGATATTTGATTTGGTCTATTTGGATGAACAGCATGGGGAGAAAACTAAAGGTTTCTTTAGTAAGTTATTCCGATGA
- the yabQ gene encoding spore cortex biosynthesis protein YabQ — protein sequence MTLSTQFITMLSMIGMGSLFGVMLDTYQRFLKRPKRKSIIVFINDLFFWIIQALLIFYTLFQVNNGELRFYIFLALLCGFAAYQSLFKGLYLKLLEKVIQLVISVYRFIRKTYLILIYKPVIWLIQLLFSIILLLGRGLYTLVKFILQVVLFVVKLILMPIQKIMLIFWNLLPKGLKKTVEKLYNKTAGNFKGIKEYIVKWMQKLKKPKE from the coding sequence ATGACACTCTCAACTCAATTTATCACCATGCTTTCGATGATTGGGATGGGTTCACTGTTTGGTGTAATGTTAGATACGTATCAGCGGTTTTTAAAAAGACCTAAACGGAAGTCTATCATTGTATTTATTAATGATTTATTCTTTTGGATCATCCAAGCGCTGCTCATTTTTTATACATTATTTCAAGTGAATAATGGAGAATTGCGCTTTTATATCTTTCTTGCCCTCCTTTGCGGCTTTGCTGCCTACCAAAGCTTGTTTAAAGGCTTATATTTAAAATTACTTGAAAAAGTTATTCAATTGGTTATATCCGTTTACAGGTTTATTAGGAAGACCTATCTAATCCTCATCTATAAACCTGTCATCTGGTTAATCCAATTACTTTTTTCAATCATTCTCTTACTTGGCAGGGGACTCTATACCCTTGTCAAATTTATTTTACAGGTTGTATTATTTGTGGTGAAGCTCATTTTAATGCCAATACAAAAAATAATGTTAATTTTTTGGAATCTTTTGCCGAAGGGTCTTAAAAAAACCGTCGAGAAGTTATATAATAAAACGGCAGGAAATTTTAAGGGAATAAAGGAATATATAGTTAAGTGGATGCAGAAGCTGAAAAAACCAAAAGAGTAA
- a CDS encoding septum formation initiator family protein → MNTVREKSIAKIQTTYVKQKEVAEIASARKRKLLLRRLSMFFVLAVVVSYFMISSYIFQTSALDTKMAQKGKLDEELAELQKQQQVLKEDIIKLNDDDYIAKLARKEYFFSDNNEVIFTIPEKN, encoded by the coding sequence ATGAATACAGTTAGAGAAAAAAGTATAGCTAAGATACAGACAACCTATGTAAAACAAAAGGAAGTTGCAGAAATTGCTTCGGCCCGGAAAAGGAAATTGCTGCTGAGAAGGCTATCGATGTTTTTTGTGTTAGCGGTTGTCGTTTCTTATTTTATGATTTCTAGCTATATTTTCCAAACCTCTGCCTTAGATACGAAGATGGCCCAAAAGGGAAAGCTTGATGAGGAATTAGCAGAGCTGCAAAAACAGCAACAGGTTCTGAAAGAGGATATTATCAAATTGAATGATGATGATTATATTGCCAAACTGGCAAGAAAAGAATACTTCTTTTCAGATAATAATGAAGTCATCTTTACGATACCAGAGAAAAATTAA
- a CDS encoding S1 domain-containing RNA-binding protein — translation MSIEVGSKLQGKVTGITKFGAFVELPDGSTGLVHISEVADNYVKDINDHLKVGDQVEVKVLNVEKDGKIGLSIKKAKDTPVAPQRSRSTSQSHSNSYSQRPRQGRPNDRNSPKAETFETKMAKFLKDSEDRLTSLKRHTESKRGGRGAKRG, via the coding sequence ATGTCAATCGAGGTAGGCAGCAAGTTACAGGGAAAGGTAACAGGGATTACAAAATTTGGTGCGTTTGTGGAGCTGCCAGATGGCTCAACAGGATTAGTACACATCAGCGAGGTTGCTGACAATTATGTGAAGGATATTAATGATCACCTTAAAGTCGGGGACCAGGTGGAAGTGAAAGTCCTTAATGTTGAGAAGGATGGAAAGATTGGGTTATCAATAAAAAAGGCAAAGGATACGCCTGTTGCACCGCAAAGATCCCGTTCTACATCCCAATCACACTCAAACTCCTATTCACAGCGTCCCCGTCAAGGTAGACCGAACGATCGAAATAGCCCCAAAGCAGAAACGTTTGAGACAAAAATGGCGAAGTTTTTAAAAGATAGTGAGGATCGTTTAACTTCCTTAAAACGTCACACGGAATCAAAACGTGGAGGTAGAGGCGCTAAACGGGGGTAG
- the spoIIE gene encoding stage II sporulation protein E, with product MEKMERSLIKPVGEVNFQTSKWDLGNILRLFQLKLESFFIKKGYLLLIVGFLLGRALILSQLTPFSLPFFASVYLIKRERSPLALIGLIAGAATISIKNAAFTLAVAILFLVIYRLSEKWLKNELRAIPFYVALILAAANLAETFILSRQLTLYDAMMVGVQASLSFILTFIFLQSIPLLILNRRRQLLKTEEIVCLIIMLASIMTGTIGWQVYDLSIEHIMSRYLVLVFSFVAGATIGSTVGVVTGLIFSLASVSSFQHMSLLAFSGVLGGLLKEGKKIGVSIGLFIATLLIGMYGTEGGSLTYTLLESAAAVALFLLTPQAFTAKLAKYIPGTPEYTMEQQKYMRKMRDVTAQRVAQFSNVFDALSKSFSKMDVQPGAEESEREMDYFMSNVTEKTCQTCFKKEQCWSKNFHTTYGYLEEIIHEMDQNDGAVSPKLSREWEKHCSRTTRVYEAVGQELTFFQANQKLKKQVQESRKLVADQLQGVSEVMDNFAKEIQRERENHHKQEEQIMESIQAFGVQVEHVEIYSLEQGNVDIEMTIPYCNGHGECEKLIAPMLSDILGETVIVSSEECASYPNGFCHVIFRSSKAFTVETGVAHAAMDGGFVSGDSYSTIELGLGKFALAISDGMGNGERAHHESKETLQLLQKILQSGIEERVAIKSVNSILSLRTTDEIFSTLDLALIDLQNASAKFLKVGSTPSFIKRGNKVIKIQTSNLPIGILEEFEVDVVSEQLKAGDLLIMMSDGVFEGPKHVENYDIWMKRKIQELQTDDPQEISDLILEEVIRSREGLIGDDMTIAVALIKHNTPKWASIPVQKIKRRA from the coding sequence ATGGAGAAGATGGAACGGAGCTTAATAAAACCGGTCGGGGAAGTCAACTTTCAAACATCCAAATGGGATTTGGGCAACATCTTGAGACTATTTCAGTTAAAACTAGAATCCTTCTTTATTAAAAAGGGATATCTTTTACTAATAGTGGGTTTCCTATTAGGACGGGCTTTAATTTTGTCACAACTCACTCCTTTTAGTCTGCCTTTTTTCGCTTCCGTTTATTTAATTAAGAGAGAGCGATCACCGCTGGCGCTAATTGGCTTAATCGCAGGTGCAGCAACAATATCAATAAAAAACGCAGCGTTCACTCTTGCTGTAGCCATCCTCTTTTTAGTAATATACCGGTTAAGTGAAAAATGGCTTAAAAATGAATTGAGAGCGATTCCATTTTATGTTGCACTTATCCTAGCCGCAGCTAATTTAGCCGAGACATTTATTCTATCAAGGCAATTGACATTATATGATGCCATGATGGTAGGAGTCCAGGCAAGCCTATCATTTATCTTAACTTTTATCTTTCTGCAGAGCATTCCGTTGTTAATTTTAAATCGCCGCAGACAATTATTAAAAACAGAGGAGATAGTCTGCTTAATCATCATGCTTGCATCGATTATGACAGGGACGATTGGTTGGCAGGTATATGATTTATCGATTGAACATATTATGTCGCGCTACTTAGTATTAGTCTTTTCCTTTGTTGCTGGGGCAACCATTGGTTCCACTGTTGGTGTGGTAACGGGACTTATTTTTAGCCTTGCTAGTGTATCCAGTTTTCAGCATATGAGTTTACTGGCTTTTTCAGGAGTGCTTGGCGGTCTATTAAAAGAGGGAAAGAAGATAGGTGTTTCTATAGGTTTATTCATTGCTACCCTTTTAATAGGGATGTATGGAACGGAAGGCGGTTCATTAACGTACACGCTATTAGAATCTGCGGCGGCAGTTGCCCTGTTCTTATTAACCCCCCAAGCTTTTACCGCGAAGTTAGCGAAATACATTCCAGGTACACCGGAATATACAATGGAACAGCAAAAATATATGCGTAAAATGCGTGATGTAACTGCACAAAGGGTGGCGCAATTTTCCAATGTCTTTGATGCCCTCTCAAAGAGTTTTTCAAAGATGGATGTACAGCCGGGTGCAGAAGAAAGTGAACGAGAAATGGACTATTTTATGAGCAATGTAACGGAAAAAACATGTCAGACTTGCTTTAAGAAGGAACAATGCTGGTCAAAGAACTTTCATACCACTTATGGATATCTAGAAGAGATTATTCATGAAATGGACCAAAATGATGGTGCTGTATCTCCCAAGCTTTCACGGGAATGGGAAAAACATTGTTCACGGACAACGAGAGTCTATGAGGCAGTTGGGCAAGAGCTAACCTTTTTCCAAGCAAACCAAAAATTGAAAAAGCAAGTTCAGGAAAGCAGGAAGTTAGTGGCAGATCAGCTTCAAGGTGTTTCAGAAGTGATGGATAACTTTGCAAAGGAGATTCAGCGGGAACGGGAAAATCACCACAAACAAGAAGAACAAATTATGGAGTCCATTCAAGCGTTTGGTGTACAAGTTGAGCATGTTGAAATTTACAGCCTTGAGCAAGGCAATGTGGATATCGAAATGACCATTCCCTATTGCAATGGTCACGGAGAGTGTGAAAAGCTAATCGCACCGATGTTGTCTGATATTTTAGGAGAGACAGTTATTGTTAGCTCTGAAGAGTGTGCCTCCTATCCTAATGGATTTTGCCATGTCATCTTCAGATCATCCAAAGCGTTTACTGTAGAAACAGGAGTTGCCCATGCTGCGATGGACGGCGGTTTTGTATCAGGTGACAGCTACTCGACCATTGAACTTGGACTTGGAAAGTTTGCACTTGCTATTAGTGATGGCATGGGTAACGGGGAAAGAGCTCATCATGAAAGTAAAGAAACGCTACAGCTTTTACAAAAGATCCTTCAATCCGGGATTGAGGAAAGAGTGGCAATTAAATCAGTCAATTCTATTCTTTCACTTAGAACAACAGATGAAATTTTTTCTACTTTGGACTTAGCGCTAATTGATTTGCAAAATGCCTCTGCTAAATTTCTAAAAGTAGGTTCAACACCAAGCTTTATCAAAAGGGGAAATAAAGTAATAAAAATCCAAACCAGCAATTTGCCAATTGGCATTCTTGAAGAATTTGAGGTAGATGTAGTTAGTGAACAATTGAAAGCGGGCGATCTGCTGATTATGATGAGTGATGGTGTCTTTGAAGGACCCAAGCATGTCGAAAATTATGATATATGGATGAAACGGAAAATTCAAGAACTGCAAACAGATGACCCACAAGAAATATCAGATTTAATATTAGAGGAGGTTATACGGTCCCGTGAAGGATTAATTGGGGATGATATGACGATAGCAGTCGCCCTAATCAAACATAATACACCGAAGTGGGCGAGTATACCTGTTCAAAAAATAAAGCGAAGAGCGTAA
- a CDS encoding VWA domain-containing protein, whose product MYTGKIRQILLLTDGCSNQGEDPIAMAALAKEQGITVNVIGVMEQDVIDEKGMTEIDGIALSGGGVSQIVYAQQLSQTVQMVTKKAMTQTIQGVVNRELQQILGRSQTMEDLPPEKRGEVMEVVDELGETVELEVLILVDTSASMKHKLPTVKEALLDLSLSLNSRSGENQFSVFVFPGKKNDVEKILDWTPKLQSLTSIFPQLTTGGITPTGPALRAALSSFSSKRSLRSLLSRDDESFLEESM is encoded by the coding sequence ATGTATACTGGGAAGATTCGTCAAATCCTATTGCTGACAGACGGATGCTCCAATCAAGGAGAAGATCCGATTGCGATGGCAGCACTTGCTAAAGAGCAAGGAATCACCGTTAATGTTATTGGGGTAATGGAACAGGATGTCATTGATGAAAAGGGTATGACTGAGATTGATGGAATAGCCTTGTCTGGCGGTGGTGTCAGCCAGATTGTTTATGCACAGCAACTCTCACAGACGGTGCAGATGGTAACGAAAAAAGCGATGACACAAACCATTCAGGGAGTGGTCAATCGTGAACTGCAGCAAATTCTTGGCCGTTCGCAAACAATGGAAGACCTTCCGCCTGAAAAAAGAGGGGAGGTAATGGAGGTAGTCGATGAGCTCGGGGAAACTGTCGAATTAGAGGTGTTGATTCTTGTCGACACAAGCGCGAGTATGAAGCATAAGCTACCAACCGTTAAAGAGGCGCTATTAGACCTTTCTTTAAGCCTGAATTCCCGCTCAGGGGAAAACCAGTTCTCTGTCTTTGTATTTCCCGGGAAAAAGAATGATGTCGAAAAAATACTGGATTGGACACCAAAACTACAATCTTTGACAAGTATCTTCCCGCAATTAACAACAGGCGGGATAACTCCAACAGGACCAGCCTTACGTGCTGCTTTATCTTCATTCAGTTCAAAACGTTCATTAAGGAGCCTCCTGTCACGTGATGATGAATCATTCCTTGAAGAGTCTATGTAA
- a CDS encoding protein kinase, with protein sequence MMNHSLKSLCKVSPGTVLTGKWHSNKYTILKELGFGANGIVYLAKYKNTHVALKMSDNGMSITSEVNVLKSFAKVQGSALGPSLIDVDDWKSSRGQISFYVMEYIQGPDLLTFIQQKGKSWMPVLFLQLLNDLNKLHENGWVFGDLKPENLIITGPTPRIRCIDVGGTTIQGRAIKEFTEFYDRGYWGLGTRKADPAYDLFAVAMIIINTAYPKRFNRAAGGISQLRESIRLQKDLLPLEKLIVKALQGHYLNALEMRADLLLLVMDKKNTNTPQKAATTLKSGQNGANQKVSSPRTRHHYRKSKKKSRWMETILITVVISLLYILYIFQKLI encoded by the coding sequence ATGATGAATCATTCCTTGAAGAGTCTATGTAAAGTTAGCCCTGGAACAGTCCTCACTGGCAAATGGCATTCAAACAAATATACTATTCTGAAGGAACTAGGGTTTGGTGCAAACGGAATTGTCTACCTTGCGAAGTATAAAAATACTCATGTTGCTTTGAAAATGAGTGATAATGGAATGTCAATTACATCCGAGGTGAATGTTTTAAAATCGTTTGCGAAGGTCCAAGGGTCAGCCCTCGGGCCTTCTTTAATTGACGTCGATGATTGGAAGAGCAGCCGTGGTCAAATATCGTTTTATGTAATGGAATATATCCAAGGACCCGATTTATTAACCTTTATTCAACAAAAGGGGAAATCGTGGATGCCGGTTTTATTTTTGCAGTTGTTAAATGACTTAAATAAGCTCCATGAGAATGGGTGGGTATTCGGGGATTTAAAGCCAGAAAACTTAATCATCACGGGTCCAACACCAAGAATCAGGTGTATCGATGTTGGCGGAACCACAATACAAGGCAGAGCAATTAAGGAGTTTACCGAATTCTATGATAGAGGGTACTGGGGGCTTGGGACAAGGAAGGCAGATCCTGCTTACGACTTGTTTGCAGTCGCGATGATCATAATAAACACGGCCTATCCCAAACGCTTTAATAGGGCAGCAGGCGGTATTTCCCAGCTCAGAGAATCGATTCGGCTCCAAAAAGACTTGTTGCCTCTGGAAAAGCTAATTGTTAAAGCACTTCAAGGGCATTACCTCAATGCATTGGAAATGCGAGCCGATTTACTATTATTAGTAATGGATAAAAAGAATACCAATACACCCCAGAAGGCAGCAACTACGCTAAAATCTGGTCAAAATGGCGCAAACCAGAAGGTAAGCAGTCCAAGAACAAGGCATCATTACCGAAAAAGCAAGAAAAAAAGCCGATGGATGGAAACAATACTAATTACTGTTGTTATTTCTCTTTTATACATCTTGTATATATTTCAAAAATTAATTTAA